A genomic stretch from Verrucomicrobiia bacterium includes:
- the fabG gene encoding 3-oxoacyl-[acyl-carrier-protein] reductase, giving the protein MQKLLENKVAVVTGAGRGIGKAIALRLAGEGAAIAACGRTLANVEETAAEVVKAGGKATAFAVDVANSAQVAECCDKVLKEFGRVDVLVNNAGVTRDQLLLRMSDDDWDTVLDTNLKGAFNFTKSVSRGMLKQRSGRIINITSIIGLTGNAGQSNYAASKAGLIGFTKSVARELASRGITANAVAPGFIVTEMTNALGEPAREVLKTRIALGRLGTAGDVANVVLFLASDLAAYMTGQVVTVDGGLAMA; this is encoded by the coding sequence ATGCAGAAGCTTTTGGAGAACAAGGTGGCGGTGGTGACGGGGGCGGGGCGGGGGATTGGGAAGGCCATTGCTTTGCGGTTGGCGGGCGAGGGGGCGGCGATTGCGGCTTGCGGGCGGACGCTGGCGAATGTGGAGGAGACGGCGGCGGAGGTTGTGAAGGCAGGCGGGAAGGCGACGGCGTTTGCGGTGGACGTAGCGAACAGCGCGCAGGTCGCGGAGTGTTGCGACAAGGTTTTGAAGGAATTTGGGCGGGTGGATGTGTTGGTGAATAATGCGGGCGTGACGCGCGATCAATTGCTGCTGCGGATGAGCGATGACGACTGGGACACGGTGCTGGATACGAACCTGAAGGGCGCATTCAATTTTACCAAGTCGGTCAGCCGGGGGATGCTGAAGCAGCGGAGCGGTCGGATCATCAATATCACGTCAATTATTGGGTTGACAGGCAATGCGGGCCAATCTAACTATGCCGCGTCCAAAGCGGGTCTCATTGGATTCACGAAATCGGTGGCCCGCGAGCTGGCTTCGCGCGGCATCACCGCGAATGCCGTGGCGCCGGGTTTCATTGTAACAGAGATGACGAACGCGCTGGGAGAGCCGGCGCGGGAAGTGTTGAAGACGCGAATTGCACTGGGGCGGTTGGGCACAGCCGGGGACGTGGCCAACGTGGTACTATTTTTGGCCAGCGACCTGGCGGCGTATA